A single genomic interval of Prionailurus viverrinus isolate Anna chromosome A2, UM_Priviv_1.0, whole genome shotgun sequence harbors:
- the LOC125157343 gene encoding BBSome-interacting protein 1-like: protein MAEVKSMFREVLPKQGQLSVEDITTVVLCKPKLLPLKSLTLEKLEEMQQEAQDTIRQQEMAEKEQWQITH, encoded by the coding sequence ATGGCGGAAGTGAAGTCAATGTTCCGGGAAGTCCTTCCAAAACAAGGGCAGCTGTCTGTGGAAGATATAACCACAGTGGTGCTGTGTAAACCCAAACTTTTACCCTTAAAATCTCTGACTCTGGAAAAATTGGAGGAAATGCAGCAAGAAGCCCAGGATACGATTCGCCAACAAGAAATGGCAGAAAAGGAACAATGGCAAATAACTCACTGA